The window GGAAGGCGTCCCGCTCGCTGTCGTGCAGCAGCGTGAAGGCGTGCGCGGAGGTGCCGACGGTCGGGATGCCGTAGCGGAAACCGGCGGCGAGGTCGGAGGTGGTGGCGAAGCCGCCGACGTACGCGGCCCGGGAGGCCGCCACCGCCGCCAGCTCGTGCGTGCGCCGGGCGCCCATCTCGATCAGCGGCCGGCCCCCGGCGGCCGCCGACATCCGCGAGGCCGCCGCGGCGATCGCCGAGTCGTGGTTGAGGATCGAGAGGATCACCGTCTCCAGCATCACGCACTCGGCGAAGGTGCCCTCGACGCGCATGATCGGCGAGCCCGGGAAGTACACCTCGCCCTCGGGGTAGCCCCAGATGTCCCCGCTGAAGCGGTAGCCGGCGAGCCATGCGAGGGTCTGCTCGTCCACGATCTCCCGCTCGCGCAGGAAGCCGAGGACGTCCGGGTCGAAGCGGAAGTTCTCCACCGCGTCCAGCACCCGGCCGGTGCCCGCCACGACGCCGTAGCGGCGCCCGTTCGGCAGCCTTCGGGTGAAGACCTCGAACACGCTCCGCCGCTCGGCCGTGCCCGCCTCGAGCGCGGCCCGCAGCATCGTCAGCTCGTACTGGTCCGTGAAGAGCGCCGTCGAGGGAACGTCCACCGGCAGCCCAAGGTCCGCTGTGTTCATGGCAGGATCGTACCCCCATTTCGTCAGTCTGACGATTTGCATCAAGACTCCGTGCCCGCAAGCCCGTTTGTGCGACTACCCCCCTCGGGTGGCAGCATGGGCATGTGACGTCACCCGCACCCCTGGAGATCGAACGCACCGAGTCGGCGGAGGAGGTCTTCGCCGTCCCCGAGCCGGACCTCCCCTGGGTCACGATCGTCCACAACGACCCGGTCAACCTCATGAGCTATGTGACGTACGTCTTCCAGACGTATTTCGGCTACTCCAAGGACAAGGCCACCAAGCTCATGATGGACGTCCACCACAAGGGCCGGGCGGTCGTCTCCAGCGGCAGCCGCGAGGAGATGGAACGCGACGTGCAGGCCATGCACGGCTACGGCCTGTGGGCCACTCTCCAGCAGGACCGCAAGTAGCCAGCACCCCGCCCAGCAGCGAAAAGGCGTTCATGCCCGGAACCTTCGAACCGCTTCCCGGCGGCGGCGCGGCCGTCGCCCTCGACGACGTCGAGATCTCCATCATCCGGTCGCTGGCCGTCCAGCTCCTGGAGCTCATCGGCCCCGGCCCCGGCGAGGACGCCTCCGACGACCCGCTCGCCGAGCTGTTCGCCGAGGGCCCGAGCGAGCCTCCCTCCGACCCGGTGCTCAAGCGGCTCTTCCCGGACGCCTACAGCGACCCCGAGCAGAGCGCCTCGCCCCGCGACGCCGAGGAGCAGCGGGCGTACTCCGCGGAGTTCCGCCGCTACACGGAGAACGACCTGCGGGCCGGCAAGCGCGACAGCGCCCTCGCGGTGATCCGCTCCCTGGACGCGCTCTCCTCGGCCGCGGCCGGCGAGGGCGGGGCCGTGCTGAAGCTGTCGCCGGAGGAGTCCCAGCGGTGGCTCGGCGCGCTGAACGATCTGCGGCTCGCGATCGGCTCGCGGCTGGAAATCACCGACGAGGAGGACAGCGACCTCCTCTACCGCCTCCCGGACGAGGACCCGCGCAAGCCCATGGTGATGGCGTACCTGTGGCTGGGTGGACTCCAGGAGACGCTGGTCGGAACGCTAATGCCCTGATCAGTGCGGGTCTTGTGACCGGCGGGTGACCGATCGGTGT of the Streptomyces koelreuteriae genome contains:
- a CDS encoding DUF2017 domain-containing protein, which translates into the protein MPGTFEPLPGGGAAVALDDVEISIIRSLAVQLLELIGPGPGEDASDDPLAELFAEGPSEPPSDPVLKRLFPDAYSDPEQSASPRDAEEQRAYSAEFRRYTENDLRAGKRDSALAVIRSLDALSSAAAGEGGAVLKLSPEESQRWLGALNDLRLAIGSRLEITDEEDSDLLYRLPDEDPRKPMVMAYLWLGGLQETLVGTLMP
- the clpS gene encoding ATP-dependent Clp protease adapter ClpS — translated: MTSPAPLEIERTESAEEVFAVPEPDLPWVTIVHNDPVNLMSYVTYVFQTYFGYSKDKATKLMMDVHHKGRAVVSSGSREEMERDVQAMHGYGLWATLQQDRK